The genome window AATGTCTTCAGGGCAGGGTGAAATTCCCGATCGGCGGTAAAGTCCGCAAGCACACTGGTGCAGAAATGGTGAAACTCCATTACCGACAGTTACAGTCTGGATGAAAGAAGGCGTATTGAAATTAACACCTGAAAGACATGTCTTTCAGGTGTTACTATTTTATTCAGGAGAGATTTAAAATGGATAACAAAACTAAAAAACTTACAAATCTGGCTATGTTGAGCGCTATCGCTTATATCGTCATGGTGGTAGGGCGTATCCCTATTGTACTTTTTTTAAAGTATGATCCCAAAGATGTCATCATTGCTATCGGAGGGTTCATGTATGGACCTTTGTCAGCATTTGTTAT of Clostridia bacterium contains these proteins:
- a CDS encoding ECF transporter S component — encoded protein: MDNKTKKLTNLAMLSAIAYIVMVVGRIPIVLFLKYDPKDVIIAIGGFMYGPLSAFVISAVVSFVEMFTVSDTGVIGLIMNIISSCSFACTAAYIYKRKRTLKGAIIGLI